From one Fusobacterium mortiferum ATCC 9817 genomic stretch:
- the mutL gene encoding DNA mismatch repair endonuclease MutL produces the protein MGKIKILDESVSNIIAAGEVVENPASMIKELLENSLDAESKSIRIEVKNGGRDVAIIDDGVGMSQDDLLLSIERHATSKISKKDDLYNLYTYGFRGEALSSISAVSKMSISSRVEESEVGSQITVLGGKVTSLKDVQRNRGTTIEIKELFFNTPARLKFLRKPSTEYINIKDIIIQEALSNPDVAIMLILDGKVSIKTSGNGLDNAIVEIFGKNVLKNMKKFKLGYLGNGAIYRSTKDSIFTFVNNRMVKSKIVESAVIDGYYTKLMKGKYPFAIIFLDINPKDVDVNVHPSKKIVKFADEEEVYNYVLKEIEKTFARDDDFVSPTLQEKIEKEESKFLDFSEFEKFTPMKSEPQQFQELLEEEKDIEEEIFGEKREKLQEKDILREEFEEKKEYEVIEDKRIEKEIVREENIEFNTESSSKNKIPLDIYEEKVKTSEITVKKVEEKSKKIEFRVIGQVFGTFILVERDGVFEIYDQHIVHERILYEKLKAQYYGTKVSMQQLLVPIRILVDPRERELIFEEEENFTKAGFEIDRFSDNEILIRAVPMLDLRDSIENIFREILKNIKENRNIDIRESILISMSCKGAIKANEKLNHEEMERIVRELHEIGEYTCPHGRPIITKITRDDLEKLFKRK, from the coding sequence TTGGGAAAAATTAAGATATTAGATGAATCTGTATCAAATATAATTGCTGCAGGGGAAGTAGTAGAAAATCCAGCTAGTATGATAAAAGAACTTTTAGAGAATTCCTTAGATGCTGAAAGTAAAAGTATAAGAATAGAGGTAAAAAATGGTGGAAGAGATGTAGCTATAATAGATGATGGTGTAGGTATGTCTCAAGATGATTTATTGCTCTCTATTGAAAGGCATGCTACCAGTAAAATTTCTAAAAAAGATGATTTATATAATCTGTATACTTATGGATTTAGAGGAGAGGCTCTTTCATCTATAAGTGCTGTTTCAAAAATGAGTATCTCTTCAAGAGTAGAGGAGAGTGAGGTAGGTTCTCAAATTACAGTTTTAGGAGGAAAAGTTACAAGCCTAAAAGATGTACAGAGAAATAGAGGAACTACCATAGAGATAAAGGAGTTATTTTTTAACACTCCAGCTAGATTAAAATTTTTAAGAAAACCAAGTACTGAATATATTAATATAAAGGACATCATAATACAGGAGGCACTGTCTAATCCAGATGTAGCTATAATGCTTATATTAGATGGAAAAGTAAGTATAAAAACTAGTGGAAATGGATTAGATAATGCAATAGTAGAGATATTTGGAAAAAATGTTTTAAAGAATATGAAAAAATTTAAGTTAGGATATCTAGGAAATGGAGCAATATATAGAAGCACTAAGGACTCTATCTTTACCTTTGTAAATAATAGAATGGTAAAATCTAAAATAGTAGAGAGTGCTGTAATAGATGGATATTACACTAAGCTTATGAAAGGAAAATATCCATTTGCTATAATATTTCTAGATATAAATCCAAAAGATGTAGATGTAAATGTACATCCTTCTAAAAAAATTGTAAAATTTGCTGATGAAGAAGAGGTTTATAACTATGTTTTAAAAGAGATAGAGAAAACTTTTGCTAGAGATGATGACTTTGTATCTCCTACACTTCAAGAGAAGATAGAAAAAGAGGAGAGTAAGTTTTTAGATTTTTCAGAGTTTGAAAAATTTACTCCAATGAAATCAGAGCCTCAACAGTTTCAAGAATTATTAGAAGAAGAGAAAGATATAGAAGAGGAAATTTTTGGGGAGAAAAGAGAAAAATTACAAGAAAAAGATATACTAAGAGAAGAATTTGAAGAGAAAAAAGAATATGAAGTTATAGAAGATAAAAGAATAGAAAAAGAGATTGTAAGAGAAGAAAATATTGAGTTTAATACAGAATCTTCTTCAAAAAATAAAATTCCTTTAGATATATATGAAGAGAAAGTAAAAACTTCAGAAATAACTGTGAAAAAAGTAGAAGAAAAAAGTAAGAAGATAGAGTTTAGAGTTATAGGACAAGTTTTTGGAACTTTTATCTTAGTAGAGAGAGATGGAGTATTTGAAATCTATGATCAACATATAGTACACGAGAGAATACTTTATGAAAAATTAAAAGCTCAATATTATGGAACAAAGGTAAGTATGCAACAGCTTCTTGTACCTATTAGAATATTAGTTGACCCAAGAGAGAGGGAACTAATATTTGAAGAGGAAGAGAATTTTACTAAAGCTGGTTTTGAAATAGATAGATTTTCAGACAATGAGATACTTATAAGAGCTGTTCCAATGTTAGATTTGAGAGATAGTATAGAGAATATTTTTAGAGAGATATTGAAAAATATAAAAGAGAATAGAAATATAGATATAAGAGAGAGTATATTGATATCTATGTCTTGTAAGGGAGCTATTAAAGCGAATGAGAAATTAAATCATGAGGAGATGGAAAGAATAGTAAGAGAATTGCATGAGATAGGAGAGTATACTTGTCCACATGGAAGACCTATTATTACTAAAATTACAAGAGATGATTTAGAAAAACTTTTTAAGAGAAAATAA
- the rlmH gene encoding 23S rRNA (pseudouridine(1915)-N(3))-methyltransferase RlmH, producing the protein MNINIVCIGKVKDKYIIEGINEFLKRMQSFAKMKVVELKEDGNDSNRNLSIEKESEDIVKTLEKLGGYNILLDIQGKNYSSEEMASEIEKIAVKGASTINFIIGGSYGVSQKVRDVSQMRLSFSKMTFPHQLMRLILTEQIYRWFSIINNGKYHK; encoded by the coding sequence TTGAATATAAATATTGTATGTATAGGAAAGGTAAAAGATAAATATATTATTGAAGGGATAAATGAGTTCTTGAAAAGAATGCAATCTTTTGCTAAAATGAAAGTAGTAGAACTGAAGGAAGATGGGAATGATAGTAATAGAAATCTTTCTATTGAAAAGGAATCTGAAGATATAGTAAAAACTCTTGAGAAATTGGGAGGTTATAATATTCTTTTGGATATACAGGGAAAAAATTACTCCTCTGAAGAGATGGCTAGTGAGATAGAAAAAATTGCTGTAAAGGGAGCTAGTACAATAAATTTTATAATAGGTGGCTCTTATGGTGTTTCTCAAAAGGTAAGAGATGTTAGTCAAATGAGATTAAGTTTTTCTAAGATGACATTTCCACATCAATTGATGAGATTAATTTTAACAGAACAAATTTATAGATGGTTTAGTATAATAAATAATGGTAAGTATCATAAGTAA
- a CDS encoding DUF1934 family protein, with product MKKFIIKNTDSYGEKSFEIVRGSVREEAEQTIYEYDSKLGKCQLTISDRRVIISREGEISAIIDVDLDKKTEFVYVTKEMRKLFHIKGESINRDTAKGIIEFSYKIYEGLDELNRITIAIKDY from the coding sequence ATGAAAAAATTTATAATTAAAAATACAGATAGTTATGGTGAAAAAAGTTTTGAAATAGTTAGAGGGAGTGTAAGAGAAGAGGCTGAGCAAACTATTTATGAATATGATAGTAAGCTTGGAAAGTGTCAACTAACTATTTCAGATAGAAGAGTTATTATCTCTAGAGAGGGAGAGATATCTGCAATAATAGATGTAGATTTAGATAAAAAAACAGAGTTTGTCTATGTAACAAAGGAGATGAGGAAACTTTTCCATATAAAAGGAGAGAGTATCAATAGAGATACTGCAAAAGGAATAATAGAGTTTTCTTATAAAATTTATGAAGGGTTAGATGAATTAAATAGAATAACTATAGCTATAAAAGATTACTAA
- a CDS encoding tetratricopeptide repeat protein: protein MKKFTYLCLVLLLSSCASLNTLRDNTNEKKESNIGVSWNNSTGDLKTQQIILNSSAPEGILSDISNSLKRGYVREYNTTYRDNYEVYVGDYVSIPLGIGEDSYNVLFSPLGASYELELREGKLFFRGIYQGSYEIMLYSAGSFSRKITIQNKLKYEFTEQNNYEVISQSYKAGNMKVLSDSVAVHRIAFPNSFRDKEISFMLIDLAGRDGNSKVIKEEIDFLQKYTKLDEYDKLNIINSLKLIQDKNFELNSALLEFDSSSQNLNQEIVKLITAKENPTQDEIIFLEKVYTSSSTPDVALGTFIGNWYIKNGNPVKGASYLNGNGNLGNIGELLPTIPTTPVETTESSNTVVTPENLEAQNYTQYLTFFEEGKKNFEKENYVEAALYFEKALEIDKNYIEKKDIYFYLGQSYFRTENYSEAVNDYKNSLNLEKNDEKKAEIYYNIGMAYNKLGDNEQAVNYLTYVRQNYKNSPWSVKSSLYLLQQMQQYPQN, encoded by the coding sequence ATGAAAAAATTTACATACTTGTGTTTAGTTTTATTATTGAGTAGTTGTGCAAGTTTAAATACTCTAAGAGATAATACTAACGAAAAAAAAGAGAGTAATATTGGAGTTAGTTGGAATAATTCGACTGGAGATTTGAAAACACAACAGATTATTTTAAATAGCTCAGCTCCAGAGGGGATACTTTCAGATATTTCCAATAGTTTAAAAAGAGGATATGTAAGAGAGTATAATACTACATATAGAGATAATTATGAGGTATATGTAGGGGATTATGTTTCTATTCCATTAGGAATAGGAGAGGATAGTTACAATGTATTATTTTCTCCTTTAGGTGCATCTTATGAATTGGAATTAAGAGAGGGAAAATTATTTTTTAGAGGAATATATCAAGGTAGTTATGAGATAATGCTTTATTCTGCTGGTTCATTTAGTAGAAAAATAACTATTCAAAATAAATTAAAATATGAATTTACAGAACAAAATAACTATGAGGTAATATCTCAAAGTTATAAAGCAGGTAATATGAAAGTATTATCTGATAGTGTAGCTGTACATAGAATAGCTTTTCCAAATAGCTTTAGAGATAAAGAGATATCTTTTATGCTTATAGATTTGGCTGGAAGAGATGGAAACTCTAAAGTTATAAAAGAGGAGATAGATTTTTTACAAAAATATACAAAGTTAGATGAATATGATAAATTAAATATAATCAATTCTTTAAAGCTAATTCAAGATAAAAATTTTGAATTAAATTCAGCACTTCTTGAGTTTGATAGCTCATCTCAAAATTTAAATCAAGAGATAGTAAAACTAATAACTGCTAAAGAAAATCCAACTCAAGATGAGATAATCTTTTTAGAGAAGGTATATACAAGTAGTTCAACTCCCGATGTAGCATTAGGAACATTTATAGGAAATTGGTATATAAAAAATGGAAATCCTGTAAAAGGAGCTTCTTATTTAAATGGAAATGGGAATTTAGGAAATATAGGAGAGTTATTACCAACTATTCCAACAACTCCAGTAGAAACAACAGAGAGTAGTAATACAGTGGTTACTCCAGAAAATTTAGAGGCACAAAATTATACTCAGTATTTAACTTTCTTTGAAGAGGGAAAGAAAAATTTTGAAAAAGAAAACTATGTAGAAGCAGCATTATATTTTGAAAAAGCTTTAGAGATAGATAAAAATTATATAGAGAAGAAAGATATCTATTTTTATTTAGGACAGAGTTATTTTAGAACAGAAAATTATTCAGAAGCTGTAAATGACTATAAAAATTCTTTAAATTTAGAAAAAAATGATGAAAAAAAAGCAGAAATATATTATAATATAGGAATGGCATATAATAAACTTGGAGATAATGAGCAAGCTGTAAATTATCTGACTTATGTAAGACAAAATTATAAAAATTCACCTTGGAGTGTAAAGAGCAGTTTATATTTATTACAGCAAATGCAACAATATCCACAAAATTAA
- the lysS gene encoding lysine--tRNA ligase yields the protein MERYFDRIANDALVMEKWKRVEELKEMGIKPFGERFDKKNMIGDILSHTPEEELTFKTAGRIMAYRGKGKTAFVHIEDISGKIQVYLRQDELGEENYALVKKIGVGDIIGVEGTLFLTSTGELTIRASVVTLLCKNIRSLPEKFHGLTDVETRYRKRYVDLIMNKDVRDTFVKRTKIISAIRRILDGKGFLEVETPLMHPILGGAAARPFITHHNTLDIDLYLRIAPELYLKRLIIGGMEKVYELGRNFRNEGMSTRHNPEFTMIEMYQAYADYTDMMDLAEEIISTLAKDVLGTSTITYNGKEIVLENFKRIHMVDLIKEVTGVDFWNKDITFEEAKALAKEHHVEVPEHMNTVGHIINQFFEEKCEETIVQPTFVYGHPVEISPLSKRNEEDSRFTDRFELFIDAREYANAFSELQDPADQRGRFEAQVEEAERGNDEATPVIDDDFVEALEYGLPPTGGMGIGIDRLIMLLTNSESIRDVLYFPQMKPRD from the coding sequence ATGGAGAGATATTTTGATAGGATAGCTAATGATGCTCTTGTTATGGAAAAATGGAAAAGAGTAGAAGAGCTAAAAGAGATGGGAATAAAACCATTTGGAGAAAGATTTGATAAGAAAAATATGATAGGAGATATATTGTCTCATACTCCAGAAGAGGAATTAACATTTAAAACTGCTGGAAGAATAATGGCATATAGAGGAAAAGGAAAAACTGCTTTTGTTCATATTGAGGATATAAGCGGAAAAATTCAAGTTTACTTAAGACAAGATGAGCTTGGAGAAGAGAACTATGCTTTAGTTAAAAAGATAGGTGTAGGAGATATAATAGGAGTAGAGGGAACACTTTTCCTTACTTCAACAGGGGAATTAACTATAAGAGCTTCAGTAGTTACTTTACTTTGTAAAAACATCAGATCGTTACCTGAAAAATTCCACGGACTTACTGATGTAGAAACTAGATATAGAAAAAGATATGTAGATCTTATAATGAATAAAGATGTAAGAGATACATTTGTAAAAAGAACTAAAATTATATCAGCAATTAGAAGAATATTAGATGGAAAAGGATTCTTAGAGGTTGAAACTCCATTAATGCACCCAATTTTAGGAGGAGCAGCAGCAAGACCATTTATTACTCACCACAATACTCTTGATATAGATTTATATCTAAGAATAGCTCCAGAGTTATACTTAAAGAGATTAATTATAGGTGGAATGGAAAAAGTATATGAACTAGGAAGAAACTTCAGAAACGAAGGAATGAGTACTAGACATAACCCAGAGTTTACTATGATAGAGATGTACCAAGCATATGCTGATTATACAGATATGATGGACTTAGCTGAAGAGATAATCAGTACTCTAGCTAAAGATGTATTAGGAACATCAACTATTACTTATAATGGAAAAGAGATAGTATTAGAGAACTTCAAGAGAATACATATGGTAGACTTAATAAAAGAAGTTACTGGTGTTGACTTCTGGAATAAAGATATCACTTTTGAAGAGGCAAAAGCTTTAGCAAAAGAGCACCATGTAGAAGTACCTGAGCATATGAATACTGTTGGACATATCATCAACCAATTCTTTGAAGAAAAATGTGAAGAGACAATAGTTCAACCAACATTTGTATATGGACATCCAGTAGAAATTTCTCCATTATCTAAAAGAAATGAAGAAGATTCAAGATTTACAGATAGATTTGAGCTATTTATAGATGCTAGAGAGTATGCTAACGCTTTCTCTGAGTTACAAGACCCAGCTGACCAAAGAGGAAGATTTGAAGCTCAAGTTGAAGAAGCTGAAAGAGGAAATGATGAGGCTACTCCTGTAATAGATGATGATTTCGTAGAGGCATTAGAGTATGGACTTCCACCTACAGGAGGAATGGGAATAGGAATAGACAGACTTATTATGTTATTAACTAACTCTGAATCTATTAGAGATGTATTATACTTCCCACAAATGAAACCAAGAGATTAA
- a CDS encoding CidA/LrgA family protein: protein MIREFLLIFVINYIGVVLTEVFHLPIPGTISGMLLLFALLYFKILKLSHIENAGNFLLLNMTIFFLPPSVSLLESMYLLKTGLFKILFLVIFSTLITMVITALTVQYLIERGERK, encoded by the coding sequence ATGATTAGAGAATTCTTACTAATATTTGTTATAAACTATATAGGGGTAGTATTAACAGAGGTTTTTCACTTACCAATTCCTGGAACAATCAGTGGAATGTTATTACTATTTGCTTTATTATATTTTAAAATTTTAAAACTTTCTCATATAGAAAATGCAGGGAATTTTTTACTTTTGAATATGACAATATTCTTTCTTCCTCCTTCAGTAAGCTTGCTAGAGAGTATGTATCTATTGAAAACAGGTTTATTTAAAATACTGTTCTTAGTAATTTTTTCGACATTGATAACAATGGTAATTACAGCTTTAACTGTGCAATATTTAATTGAAAGAGGAGAGAGAAAATAA
- a CDS encoding LrgB family protein translates to MMEGITNNPLFGVIISLIAFEIGKFIFNKTKLAIFNPLLIATIIVMGFLNIFHITVVDYMLGGNLIVFFLAPATVVLAIPLFQQIDLLKKHFIPIIGGGIVGAVVAILSVIILGKLLGIDHQLLVSFMPKSITTPIGIELSKMLGGIPSITVFAIIITGITGNVTAPFIYSIFRIKNPIAKGLGLGISSHAVGTSRAIEMGKVEGAMSALSIVIAGILTIILAPILNMFL, encoded by the coding sequence ATAATGGAAGGAATAACAAATAATCCACTTTTTGGTGTAATAATAAGTTTAATAGCTTTTGAAATAGGGAAATTTATTTTTAATAAGACAAAATTAGCAATATTTAATCCATTACTTATTGCTACAATAATTGTTATGGGATTTTTAAACATTTTTCATATTACTGTAGTAGATTATATGTTGGGAGGAAATTTGATAGTTTTCTTTTTAGCACCAGCTACTGTGGTTTTAGCTATTCCACTATTTCAGCAGATAGACTTATTAAAGAAACATTTCATTCCTATTATAGGAGGAGGAATTGTAGGAGCAGTAGTGGCTATACTCTCTGTGATAATATTGGGGAAGTTATTGGGAATAGACCATCAACTATTAGTATCTTTTATGCCTAAATCTATAACCACTCCAATAGGAATAGAGCTTTCAAAAATGTTAGGAGGAATTCCTTCAATAACTGTTTTTGCAATAATTATAACAGGGATTACAGGAAATGTAACAGCTCCTTTTATATATTCTATTTTTAGAATAAAAAACCCTATTGCAAAAGGATTAGGACTTGGAATATCAAGTCACGCAGTAGGAACAAGTAGAGCTATTGAGATGGGAAAAGTAGAGGGAGCTATGAGTGCACTATCAATAGTAATAGCAGGGATACTTACAATTATCTTAGCTCCAATTTTAAATATGTTTTTATAA
- a CDS encoding Crp/Fnr family transcriptional regulator: protein MKKELAKIKLFQNLDKEALNELANIAKIKEYKKGDLLYSDREKIHTIYFVIEGVASLYKPNPDNTKKVVFLFGAGDVLNEVIIYENTTLLSCEFLAPTKLLEIDREDFVKVLEKSYLLAKGVIESLIYKNRVMSHQIKNTSNSITVDRQIALKLYKLARDFGIETDLGTEINFDLSITYLSEILGAKRETVSRQVKVLSELGLIKVVRKRFTIPNQNTLLDYFHGTYQN, encoded by the coding sequence TTGAAAAAAGAACTTGCTAAAATAAAGTTATTTCAAAATCTTGATAAAGAGGCTTTAAATGAGTTAGCTAATATAGCTAAAATAAAAGAATATAAAAAAGGAGATTTATTATATTCTGATAGAGAAAAAATTCATACTATATATTTTGTAATTGAAGGGGTAGCTTCTCTTTATAAACCTAATCCCGATAATACAAAAAAAGTAGTATTTTTATTTGGAGCTGGAGATGTATTAAATGAAGTTATTATATATGAAAATACAACTCTACTTAGTTGTGAATTCCTTGCTCCTACAAAACTTCTAGAAATAGATAGAGAAGATTTTGTGAAGGTATTAGAAAAAAGTTATCTTCTTGCAAAGGGAGTTATTGAGTCATTGATTTATAAAAATAGAGTTATGTCACATCAAATAAAAAATACTTCTAACTCTATAACTGTTGATAGACAAATTGCTCTTAAGTTATATAAATTAGCTCGCGATTTTGGAATAGAAACTGATTTAGGTACTGAAATAAACTTTGATTTATCTATTACATATTTAAGTGAAATTTTAGGTGCTAAAAGAGAAACTGTTTCTAGACAGGTAAAAGTTCTTTCTGAATTAGGACTTATTAAAGTCGTAAGAAAAAGGTTTACTATACCTAATCAAAATACTCTTTTAGATTATTTTCATGGAACTTATCAAAATTAA
- a CDS encoding sugar kinase gives MSKIFDYADREFGLICCGEMIMRLSPLNNEMLIQGNLLTKQMGGAEFNVAGSVSTLGEKTAMLTTLPNNELGKFARKSMTLNGVADDFLIFDDSKYKRMPIYFYEYGSSPRKPNVTYDRLNSSFQRMTINDVNPEVFGKTKIFHTSGISLGLCETSMQLTKDLIANFKKGGALVSFDVNFRRNLWSEPEAKVEIEKILPDVDILFASEETFRKMFEKTGDLKDIIRAFAKEYDLAFIASTQRVVNSPKSHNFSSLVYDRKADTFYSERAYENIEIVDRIGSGDAYVAGVLYGLLHFNEAEKAMKYGNANSVLKNTIVGDISCADASLVESIMADHDNGSTSEMNR, from the coding sequence ATGAGTAAAATATTTGATTATGCAGATAGAGAGTTTGGATTAATCTGTTGTGGAGAGATGATAATGAGATTATCTCCACTTAATAATGAGATGCTTATCCAAGGAAATTTACTGACAAAACAAATGGGAGGAGCAGAGTTCAACGTTGCTGGTTCTGTATCAACTCTTGGAGAAAAAACAGCTATGTTAACTACTCTACCAAACAATGAATTAGGAAAATTTGCTAGAAAATCTATGACTTTAAATGGAGTAGCAGATGATTTCTTAATATTTGATGATAGTAAATATAAGCGTATGCCTATATACTTCTATGAGTATGGTTCATCTCCTAGAAAACCAAATGTAACTTATGATAGATTGAACTCATCATTCCAAAGAATGACTATAAATGATGTTAATCCAGAAGTATTTGGAAAGACTAAAATTTTCCATACAAGTGGAATATCTTTAGGACTTTGTGAAACTTCAATGCAACTTACAAAGGATTTAATAGCTAACTTTAAAAAAGGAGGAGCATTAGTTTCTTTTGATGTAAACTTCAGAAGAAATTTATGGTCTGAGCCAGAAGCTAAAGTTGAAATAGAAAAAATTCTTCCAGATGTAGATATTTTATTTGCTTCTGAAGAAACATTTAGAAAAATGTTTGAAAAAACTGGAGATTTAAAGGATATAATCAGAGCTTTTGCGAAAGAATACGATTTGGCTTTCATAGCTTCTACTCAAAGAGTTGTAAATTCTCCAAAATCTCATAACTTCTCATCATTAGTATACGATAGAAAAGCTGATACTTTCTATTCTGAAAGAGCTTATGAAAATATAGAGATTGTAGATAGAATAGGAAGTGGAGATGCTTATGTAGCAGGGGTACTTTATGGATTACTACACTTCAATGAAGCTGAAAAAGCTATGAAATATGGTAATGCAAACTCTGTATTAAAAAATACTATTGTTGGAGATATCTCTTGTGCTGACGCCTCTCTAGTAGAGAGTATTATGGCTGACCATGATAACGGAAGTACATCTGAGATGAATAGATAA
- a CDS encoding bifunctional 2-keto-4-hydroxyglutarate aldolase/2-keto-3-deoxy-6-phosphogluconate aldolase, which translates to MLRKGKILERLADIGIVAVVRGESVAEGVRISKACAKGGIPAIEVTYTVPGATEVIKALKEQDVNNEMIIGAGTVLDAATARIAILAGAEFIVSPAFDKETAKLCNLYQIPYMPGCMTITEMTTAMLYGADIIKLFPGSAFGPSFVKAVKAPLPQANIMPTGGVSLENMEEWFKNGVIAVGAGGKLASGTDEEIIATAQAFRKKLLEIRSK; encoded by the coding sequence ATGTTAAGAAAAGGAAAAATTTTAGAAAGACTTGCTGATATAGGAATAGTTGCAGTTGTAAGAGGAGAAAGCGTTGCTGAAGGAGTAAGAATATCTAAAGCTTGTGCAAAAGGTGGAATTCCAGCTATAGAAGTTACTTACACAGTACCTGGAGCAACTGAGGTAATAAAAGCTCTTAAAGAGCAAGATGTAAATAATGAAATGATAATAGGAGCTGGAACAGTATTAGATGCAGCTACTGCTAGAATAGCTATTTTAGCTGGAGCAGAATTTATAGTTTCACCTGCTTTTGATAAAGAAACAGCTAAATTATGTAATCTTTACCAAATCCCATACATGCCTGGATGTATGACTATTACTGAGATGACAACAGCTATGCTATATGGAGCTGACATCATAAAATTATTCCCTGGAAGTGCTTTTGGACCATCATTTGTAAAAGCTGTAAAAGCTCCATTGCCACAAGCAAATATCATGCCTACTGGTGGAGTAAGCTTAGAAAATATGGAAGAATGGTTTAAAAATGGAGTAATTGCTGTTGGTGCTGGAGGAAAATTAGCTTCTGGAACTGATGAGGAGATAATAGCAACTGCTCAAGCTTTCAGAAAAAAATTATTAGAAATCAGAAGTAAATAA
- a CDS encoding AEC family transporter gives MLEVLTTKLMPIILYFLIGYVLKVLKILKKEEASILIKLVFYLMTPAVIISSMSTMKFTGSLIYYPISAICIHIFMYFFTLFIANRLNINEKEKVIFRGSTLIMNMTFVLPFFIVFFGEKNVYLLSLFDAGNLLMVTTVVYSIFITNSNGVLDKLKSVLKSPLIIALIIGGILNLSGSRLPKGIEITIQNIASITGTLIMIALGAYFTPKFSKLKLSIIVILVKMIGVLFIGFVIGKILPLDEMEKMLILLGAMSPVGNNVLSYAMVTDGDMEMATNVISLSNVVSFITISILLLIL, from the coding sequence ATGTTAGAAGTTTTAACTACAAAACTTATGCCAATAATTCTATATTTTTTAATAGGGTACGTTTTAAAAGTCTTAAAAATTTTAAAGAAAGAGGAAGCTAGTATACTTATAAAGCTAGTATTTTATCTGATGACACCAGCTGTAATAATCTCTTCTATGAGTACAATGAAATTTACTGGGAGTTTAATCTATTACCCAATATCTGCTATATGTATTCATATATTTATGTATTTTTTTACTTTGTTTATTGCTAATAGATTAAATATCAATGAAAAAGAGAAGGTAATTTTTAGAGGTTCAACTCTAATTATGAATATGACATTTGTACTTCCCTTTTTTATAGTTTTCTTTGGAGAAAAAAATGTATATCTTCTATCTCTCTTTGATGCTGGAAATCTTTTAATGGTAACTACTGTTGTATATTCAATATTTATTACTAATAGCAATGGAGTTTTAGATAAATTAAAATCAGTTTTAAAATCTCCACTTATAATAGCTTTGATTATTGGTGGGATTTTAAATCTTAGTGGAAGTAGATTACCGAAAGGGATAGAGATAACAATTCAAAATATTGCTAGTATTACAGGAACTCTTATAATGATTGCTCTTGGAGCTTATTTTACACCTAAGTTTTCAAAATTAAAATTGAGTATTATTGTTATTCTTGTAAAAATGATAGGAGTTTTATTTATAGGATTTGTAATAGGAAAGATATTACCACTTGATGAGATGGAAAAAATGTTGATATTATTGGGAGCTATGTCTCCAGTTGGAAATAATGTCCTTAGTTATGCTATGGTAACAGATGGGGATATGGAGATGGCTACTAATGTAATTTCTCTATCTAATGTGGTAAGTTTTATAACTATATCCATTTTATTATTAATTTTGTAA